Sequence from the Brienomyrus brachyistius isolate T26 unplaced genomic scaffold, BBRACH_0.4 scaffold40, whole genome shotgun sequence genome:
tgaactgatagcaattaacctaagagtgcatgcttggattttagtatctgcatgtactgtggaactaaaaagaatcataatcaacatatataattacgtaaatgaaaaacaaatacgttgcattttccttaatagttttgcacgttgccataatttatatttaatttaaagtatgaagcacccaagcaaagtttatgttgaaataatactcaagattcttaagtcttagctctggcacagtggtggatctagaaaattttacatggggtggcaagagattttaacagagtggcatggaggttcagtgagaaaccgactatcattcagaatcgtggagctcaggagcatacttacactgaaaaagtgacaatttatctaagcatttggactctcatggttaaaacaatgctgattgtacttttcattatcactgaccagttgtttttctttgttgtgctgtgcagcagaatgtttcacaaacatatccaaattaagagcctttgcacgctgattctcaatgctcagcagagtttccaggtctGCGGTGTTCATGCCCtattgtgctattttgaaaacatagttttgggtaaatattaggaggtcatgggttgcggatttttgggctgatttcataatgttatacagcagcagactgcaaggggaaaaagaaactaattattatcagtgcaagtggctcctaatcctgagtaatgctggatctctagccacctaaagtaagagacagatgcacacggaaagcagggctgccgactaccatgcatctggcatgactttcacgctctcagacactcacgcaaggaatcttccactatattattccactataagcctaaatgtagctacatcagaagcgttggtgtagtttgcataccctacataccatttagaacaggggtcaccaacatggtgcccactggcaccaggatgcccccaagaaccacatgagtcacccacggacctgttctaaaaataccacaactcaccagtgggcagcgactaaaatttaattttatcttgttgctattcttctttaatcacatttgtatttatatagatttgaaaatgacaatatccaaaaaagcatttaaaacgtgtttattctacatgaagtttagataagtttaggtaaagtctgttctggtagcctttgtatggctcagtacccgtgaagtagctctcagtttcaaaaaggttgctgacccttgatatatagtataccccaatcttgggtgatatatcctaatcagtaaaataacagtcggctaaattccgcatagtgatctcattaactgcgtgttgttgctgaaatacatcacacagacgtcgggggaatgtcaaatcatcagaatatgtaagatttatacatttggttaagttgaacgcatttgctgttgaatgcaattcctatcacattaacaattactggttgaaaaattgctgttagtgtcttaaatcatactgctgtaaaagtaaaatttacaagagaaatcaatatgcttagaatatgggttaagatggaaaataatttttccatcccaatcccaatcatgttgatgcaaatttacagcagtgtggattctcagaaaaaaaggttctctgacataaagatcagcaatacagtgcaaataacatttaatttcacatttatacaaaaaaggacagggcatttcgatgataaaatctgtagtgaacaataagtcgcatcaaaacaaaacctggaattcggtcatgctaccttaaggttaaacattactttgtgagACCACATTATAAAGGCAAAGAATGTCTGCAACAACAATTTTGGGCCCAAATGTTTGAGTGGGCGATCATAGTCAAATAGTCAGTTgttttgtgcaaagttccttgttctgaaataaatactttctgcaatagctCATCCAAacatattcacacagtctttatcgttcAATGTGTAGAAGAACTGATCATTCTTCTCGTAGGCGCAGGTAGAGGTCAATTGCCTTATAAGCATCCAGAGGAACATCAAGACCATTCTCTGCCATGACAGAGGTGCACAACGTGAAGACATCATCATCACAAGCAATGTCacgtctgtgaatgcagtcatttTCACAGTGGTTGACTTCTTCCTCTGGAATCTGGCACAAATAGTCCTGTGTGTTCTATAATTCTGGCACCAAATACATGACATCGGGACGTCTGTGGGGGACATGGTGGTTTCCTGAGGGCCGAATAAGGTGACAACTATGATGCTGATGTGGCGCGGGGTGAAAATGAGTCTGACACCCCTGTTTTAAGAGATCCGTGTTTTTCTTgctgccagcatctcataaaaagggtcagcgctcacagcagcagtgatgctctgtatccacttgtccttctcctcaggggttggcgccgagatgcggtacaccacatgattgccctctaccaggcggccgtccgcctccgttttgcaggctttcatcagctgtctgctgttgttagggatgtacagttcaaagcagttaggcttcctgagatccttcacctcacggatgctcagattctccagcagaatgatcaccctgggtttcttatccgcagtatgtttaaagtagtaaaggcagttatccatcaggatgaaccacctccttttccatgttttcacccgtcctcctcccattttgaagagccaaccctctctgtcagggttgaagaaggcattgttcccattgtcttcaggaatcttgaatggctcattctttatgctcttataaagatttcggaggagatcatctggcaggttgcctccatcattgattcctcgattcatggagatgaacctgtccacactgggcttgtctcacacatttggattatgaaggctagtgtttagcatgattatggaaaatgaaagtacatagcaagtgtcaatgttctggaagactccaggattacattgacagtacctctgcgcaaaggcctccatcatactgtcaatcttttgtgcttctcctggcagacggaactgcctgagagcctgtaccaggttgaaccctacgaattcatgaagcccaagaaatgtttggaggacttggatattgaagtcgtctctctcacccaggtaatccccaatggctgttttgttcagcccctctcccttgtataggagctgggcgatgtcctcagacgtgtgccggagaagattgttttgtaccatgaacaggatacccttcttagggtccatgttgaatttctttcttcccatggcgacatgcctattcttttctaagatttggctgcgtttggtgctggattcaaggacctccacttccatgagggcctctctcagcgcctcccgcagcctctggatctccagcagaagggctcctttcctcagccggatgtcctcaagttcagagtgcttctctggactcaggtccatggagactgcagcagacaggaaaaggagatcgtcagcgggtgtggagctcagcaggttggccatctctgccagtttggttgttggttcaactcccatggcagagtaatcgtaacattgttaagcccttgagcaagtcccttagacccaagtgctctgaccccaaactctcatcacttcggacaaaagcatatgctgaatatatgtaatcccaaagggcagttacagaagaccccaggaccggagtaacgtgggaagcaattactgacgcctggaagctttggggcatgcaaataaactgcatccaaaggcaaatggctaataaagaatgctctgaatgccaggcattcgtccagcagtgagatcgtagagataatgaataaagataaaaagtgtgaataaagataaaacattttgattgtatttgcgaagcgatgctggatgtactgagctcgccgggaaggtcatgtggtccgcattccctccccatgcacacgtgatcagctcaatcacaccgaaattgtcggtttgctgcccttcagggaaacaatctaaagggtgttacggaaaaagtaatcgatgcaagagccaatgatgttctcctggtgcctacccttgtttatgttatcgttactgacacaaacaatgatgaacgataataagcatttataagccatgatgaccgcaccattaatgtggagttgcactaacgtctgtttttatagctaaccagcaagtcaacctctcaccctggtaatgcaacagcgccggttaaacaatacgtttacacagagtgcttgtgatcagtggcctatactacgaatcagggttactggcttatcgaggtaacttgacggatttaaggtaccacagtttaaatgaacttcatatttgttcatcgggatgtctgaatcggtgctaatcagtactacgatgccagttatgcaatgtagttttgataaaacttttctgtcatttaacataagaggaaaaaaataattatactgtagtcaaattggctgatataaaatcgtttaaaactgtgacaaattttgcctttttttacagtgtatacttccagtcacaaggtagcagatacggatttctgaaatagcaaagataaaggtcaatgaataatatccctcatctcttttaaaactataggtacgatgctgttttgatatgctgtctagggttggagtgtaacagtattcacgggaaaggggaatgggataaagggacaaacagggtgagggcaagaagggaacaccagtggacaaagggatattttttgtattttcattttttttcatgtataatactgacactgaacaaataacccggtgcaaaagactttgggagtgaccacagccaaaataacaaacaaaatccccaactatcaagtgcgacccacagctaatctcacctaagtgcaaaagaaaaggaaaccaaaagacaaacactccacctcactccctgaccaaataaacagagtccaacacacacttgcaaaacaaaatagcagtcactccctatgcagcaatacaatcacacatacataacttacacacaagtcaaagcaacaagggggctagtgaagacgtaaaccaaaggaaaccaaggggggagacagcaagccaaactgaggtcgcgggggggaccggagcctgtccttggaacaacaggcgtaggcaggaaccaaccctgggcaggagtcaacactctgcagggcgcaaacactcacaactcagatttgccaattaacctaccctgcacacttttggactgtgggaggaaaccggagcccctgctggaagtctttccccattcaccagattatattgccagaagactgaaaattagatatcaaatactagagtgacataaaaacaaaaaacaagtttgcttgtaatgagacgcaaaacagaagattatctctttttatattttgagaaaacattttaacatttatccaaccggtcaaatggtttaatacttcatacagcagcatttctaaactcattcctcagcccaccagacagctccacgtttttgctctgtcccagatccctgcatgcatgaaccaaacagtcaccttttactgctgtgctgagagcttggacagagcaaaactgtggatctttgcagtggggtccaaggactgggttgagaaaccctggcatagaggagactgcagtgagagccaagaaaaaaagagattagagaggaaggtaaaatgcttctattagcatggcaaataagctgcaagtacagaccctgtgcttccattacaaacaaaaagcctgtatgaccctcctaaacacacaagtcagattaacttaaccaggggaaataagcataaaacttggcaaagactagactatgaaaagggaaggtgaacatcatacttacacaaacttctgctaaagcaaatggacaaaccccttttaactgaatcaagttacttaagaaaattaataattaaaaaatgaataatacaaaaataaatcaataaaaattaagaaaaacacaatcatgctttgaactaatactgcagtcagtcctaaatattcccatgacattcttttcgtcacgatgcacactcggtacatactggttgaaaaccatttataatccttcatgtaccagtctatgatggagcaccccaacctgggccgcccatccaacatggcagatttctgcctcctggccccggagactaacagaccaacctctggaaacagggaaccagggggacatgggccgctgactggatgggcgaccagaatcaggtgaagcagaaggtagactccacagtagaggaccgaggaatgtagaccaaaaccagggaacctgaagtggcaagaacacaaaccaggacagacatataaaacccaagcaaaggcatcagtggcacagcccaccagcttgtgaaagatggctacctggcatcatgaatcccttaatcaaaaacctttgtgatggcaactttgccacccaggactgatcccttctaaagacctcaagtttcaatgcaaggtttccgaaatgttttgaaacattagtccatgtgactgctgtggtattgttccaggcagggaaaacaacttaggagaacatttccgtgcatgttgggtgtttgtggtactgttgggctgagggggtaattgagtgactattaacctttgaaatccaattatattatttaaacagattagtagttagacagtgtgatttagatgaggataaggatgttttattgtcattacaaaacgtgttctatatgaagggaacaaaatgaggcactcagatccggtgtattagcaataataaaatagaaataaaattgaaagaacaatacaatgaataatatggtataataaataaaataaaatagaataaagacattaagatagattccattaggagaatttaaccatggatgtaaagtaagcaggtgtgagtgtagcagagattactgaggtctgtgtgtaataaagtatatgtgacactggctgaggaagcagcaacgtgtgtgtgtgcaaagtcacagtaataacctgcagcactgagggatctattgcagcgaagccctgacatgtaacactggtgatgaatagcagtgttagatataggtatagtgaggtacttataattatagtaggtgtaggatcaaggtcTGGATTAGATTTACATACTGGGCAAATCTAggttatacatacacacacaggttacatatgaatttaaatttaggggcagtgtgtagctcggtgggctttaaggaaacacagactacacatggaacagcaatgactgagctggggaacgcagtgagggcaggcatatttatacacagcacactaatcagcaacaaaacaggggtacagggttaggatggagaactataatgggatacaggagaattaggagggttacaaagggccagcagcgacctctgctggcatgagttggaggagacatgaaaaaataagagattacagatcatgacaggagcagcaagcacagcaacagtggggtcatgctcaattatcacaccacatatataagaacataacataagaacataagaactatacaaacgagaggaggccattcggcccatcaagctcgcttggggagaactaaactaatagctcagagtcgttaaaatcttatctagctctgatttaaaggaacccaaggattcagcttgcactacattatcaggaagggtattccatactctgactacacgctgtgtaaagaagtgcttccttaaatccagcttgaagtgttctcccgctaatttccacctatggccacgagttcgtgtatttaaactaatgctgaagtaactatttgcttgaacagcatccaaacctgttagaatcttatatacctggatcatgtcccccctcagtctcctttgcttgagactgaacagatttagctcaagtaaccgttcctcgtatgacattcctctaagaccaggaatcatttttgtggccctacgctgcaccttttctaaggccacaatgtcctttttaagatatggtgaccaaacctgcacacaatattctaggtgaggtctcaccaaggaattgtataatcttagcattacctcccttgacttaaactccacacacctggagatataccccaacatcctattggccttttttattgcttccccacactggcgagaatgggacatggaagcatcaacatacacaccaaggtctttctcatgatcagctacctttatttcagtgacacccatgaaatacctgtactttatatttctgctccctagatggagtaccttacatttatcgatgttaaatttcatctgccaggtatcggcccagtcactaattaaatcaagatcccgctgtagctgctgagccactaattcagtatctgctacaccacccaccttggtgtcatctgcaaatttcaccagtttactgtatatattggtatccatatcatttatgtaaattaggaacaatagtggtcctaaaatcgaaccctgcggtaccccactatgaacgcaagcccactttgacattgtgcctcttataactactcgctgtttcctatctgttaaccagttatcaatccaggtcgctacggtacctaaaatacctgtcgctttgagtttaagtaggagcctcttgtgggggacaacatcaaaagccttttggaaatctaagtagatgacatcataggccttcttatcatcaacttcctgagtagcttcctcaaaaaactccaacagatttgttaaacaggatctacctctcctaaatccatgctggctatcccgcaaaatgttattagagtccaggtaatctaccattttctctttgattatagcctccataactttaccagttatacaagttagactgattggcctatagttagacaaattacttctatccccttttttaaaaataggcgttatgaaggcgtgcttccaatcagaaggtaccacaccttcagataaggatttttgaaacagtaaagttaagggtcggcaaataatatccctcatctcttttaacactataggtaagatgccatcaggaccctgtgatttatttattttgagcttagctaggctttgcaaaacatctgcttcagttatatatatattagctatagacaatgctggataggtaataactggtaaattactaaggtcctcaacagtgaatacccgtgcaaaactatcattgaactcatttactatatcaatgtcgtttactattataagacccttactatcctgcagattagtaatttcaggttttagagctcttttagagttaaaatactggaagaaacttttaacatcatccttagcttccaatgcaaccatcctttc
This genomic interval carries:
- the LOC125722611 gene encoding cytohesin-2-like; the encoded protein is MNRGINDGGNLPDDLLRNLYKSIKNEPFKIPEDNGNNAFFNPDREGWLFKMGGGRVKTWKRRWFILMDNCLYYFKHTADKKPRVIILLENLSIREVKDLRKPNCFELYIPNNSRQLMKACKTEADGRLVEGNHVVYRISAPTPEEKDKWIQSITAAVSADPFYEMLAARKTRIS
- the LOC125722617 gene encoding cytohesin-2-like → MGVEPTTKLAEMANLLSSTPADDLLFLSAAVSMDLSPEKHSELEDIRLRKGALLLEIQRLREALREALMEVEVLESSTKRSQILEKNRHVAMGRKKFNMDPKKGILFMVQNNLLRHTSEDIAQLLYKGEGLNKTAIGDYLGERDDFNIQVLQTFLGLHEFVGFNLVQALRQFRLPGEAQKIDSMMEAFAQRYCQCNPGVFQNIDTCYVLSFSIIMLNTSLHNPNV